A single window of Crassostrea angulata isolate pt1a10 chromosome 8, ASM2561291v2, whole genome shotgun sequence DNA harbors:
- the LOC128157844 gene encoding short-chain collagen C4-like, translating into MVASIFLLLFIVQAIAEKRILLNDPALLQSQIHALESKVEDVVTKNSDLLAKYNDLSTKYTEQSGKYTELSTKCNDQSIQFTDLSTKYTDLSTKYNTLMTYSNAGGVFIRWGRKDCPGNNTELVYSGFAGGSWRDHYGAAAEFVCLPRDPDLTTKFTSSYAYMYGSEYDSSDFGHENGDDLPCSVCRSTVQSSVLMIPGKSSCYDGWTMQYHGDLAAGYYLSHAATQYICLDEHPDVLTAGQRNDNGKAFYPVKAMCGALACPPYHNDRYLTCVVCTR; encoded by the exons ATGGTGGCCTCGATTTTTCTACTACTATTTATCGTACAAGCGATTGCAGAGAAAAGAATTTTACTGAACGATCCTGCATTACTTCAGTCTCAGATTCATGCGTTAGAGAGTAAAGTGGAGGATGTTGTGACTAAGAACTCTGATCTGTTGGCCAAATACAACGATCTGTCCACTAAATACACTGAACAATCTGGCAAATACACCGAGTTGTCGACAAAGTGCAATGATCAGTCCATCCAATTCACGGATTTATCGACCAAATATACCGATCTGTCCACCAAATACAACACTCTTATGACTTATAGCAAtg CTGGTGGAGTATTCATAAGATGGGGACGGAAAGATTGTCCTGGAAACAACACAGAGCTGGTTTATTCAG GGTTTGCTGGAGGCTCTTGGCGAGACCACTACGGAGCCGCTGCCGAATTTGTTTGCCTTCCACGAGACCCAGACCTCACAACAAAGTTTACTTCAAGCTATGCTTACATGTATGGATCAGAGTATGACTCTTCTGATTTTGGCCATGAAAACGGGGATGACCTTCCCTGCAGCGTGTGCCGAAGCACGGTTCAGTCCAGCGTTCTGATGATTCCTGGTAAATCATCCTGTTACGATGGCTGGACTATGCAGTATCACGGGGACCTTGCGGCAGGATATTACTTAAGTCACGCCGCAACCCAGTACATATGTTTAGACGAGCATCCTGATGTTTTGACTGCAGGGCAACGTAACGACAATGGGAAAGCGTTCTACCCAGTGAAAGCAATGTGTGGAGCCTTAGCCTGTCCACCATATCACAATGACAGATACCTAACTTGTGTTGTTTGTACTAGATaa
- the LOC128160363 gene encoding short-chain collagen C4-like — translation MVASIFLLIFIVQAIAEKRILLNDPALLQSQIHALESKVEDVVTKNSDLSAKYKDLSTKYTDLSTKYTDLSTKYTEQSGKYTDLSTKYNDQSIQFTDLSTKFTELSTKYNTLMTNSNAGGVFIRWGRKDCPGNNTELVYSGFAGGSWPDHTGAAAEFVCLPRDPDLTTKFTSSGAFMYGSEYDSTDFGHENGNDLPCSVCRSTVQPSVLMIPGKSSCYDGWSMQYHGDLAAGYYSSHAATQYICLDEHPEALIAGQRNDNGKFFYPVKAVCGALACPPYHNDRYLTCVVCTK, via the exons ATGGTGGCCTCGATTTTTCTACTAATATTTATCGTACAAGCGATTGCAGAGAAAAGGATTTTACTGAACGATCCTGCATTACTTCAGTCTCAGATTCATGCGTTAGAGAGTAAAGTGGAGGATGTTGTGACTAAGAACTCTGATCTGTCGGCCAAATACAAAGACCTGTCCACTAAATACACCGACCTGTCCACTAAATACACCGATTTGTCCACCAAGTACACTGAACAGTCTGGCAAATACACCGATTTGTCGACCAAGTACAATGATCAGTCCATCCAATTCACGGATTTGTCGACCAAATTCACCGAACTGTCCACCAAATACAACACTCTTATGACTAATAGCAATG CTGGTGGAGTATTCATAAGATGGGGACGGAAAGATTGTCCTGGAAACAACACAGAGCTGGTTTATTCAG GGTTTGCTGGAGGCTCTTGGCCAGACCACACCGGAGCCGCTGCCGAATTTGTTTGCCTTCCACGAGACCCAGACCTCACCACAAAGTTTACTTCAAGTGGTGCATTTATGTATGGATCAGAATACGACTCTACTGATTTTGGCCATGAAAACGGGAATGACCTTCCCTGCAGCGTGTGTCGAAGCACGGTTCAGCCCAGCGTTCTGATGATTCCTGGTAAATCCTCTTGTTACGATGGCTGGAGCATGCAGTATCACGGGGACCTTGCAGCAGGATATTACTCAAGTCACGCCGCAACCCAGTACATTTGTTTAGACGAACATCCTGAAGCTTTGATTGCAGGACAGCGTAACGACAATGGGAAATTTTTTTACCCAGTAAAAGCAGTGTGCGGAGCTTTAGCTTGTCCACCATATCACAATGACAGATACCTAACGTGTGTTGTTTGTACCAAATAA
- the LOC128160427 gene encoding short-chain collagen C4-like, translating to MAALIVLVIFIVQAIAEKRILLNDPDLLQSQIHALERKVEDVVGKYTDMSVKYADLSTKYNDISTKNNDLSTKYTDLTTKYNDQSIKYFDLSAKYNTLLTKSNVGGLFIRWGRKDCPGNNTELVYSGFAGGSWYDHTGAAAEFVCLPRDPDLTTKFSSAYAYIYGSEYDTAEFGHADGDDLPCSVCRSTVQSSVLMIPGKSSCYDGWTMQYHGDLVAGAYSQKAATQYICLDEHPEDLTAGQDNHNGKLFYPVLASCGSLACPPYRNGKYLTCVVCTK from the exons ATGGCTGCCTTGATAGTACTCGTGATTTTCATTGTGCAAGCAATTGCAGAGAAACGGATTTTACTGAATGATCCAGATTTACTCCAGTCTCAGATTCATGCGCTTGAGAGAAAAGTGGAGGATGTAGTTGGTAAATACACCGACATGTCCGTTAAATACGCTGATCTATCAACCAAATACAACGACATATCCACCAAAAACAACGACTTGTCTACCAAATACACTGACTTAACTACCAAATACAACGACCAGTCAATCAAGTACTTCGACCTGTCGGCCAAATACAACACTTTGCTGACCAAATCTAATG TTGGTGGACTATTCATACGATGGGGACGAAAGGATTGTCCTGGAAACAACACAGAACTAGTTTACTCTG GGTTTGCTGGAGGTTCTTGGTACGACCACACCGGAGCCGCAGCAGAATTCGTATGTCTACCACGAGACCCAGACCTAACTACAAAGTTTTCTTCTGCTTATGCTTATATTTATGGATCAGAATACGACACTGCTGAGTTTGGCCATGCCGACGGTGACGACCTTCCCTGTAGTGTCTGTCGTAGCACGGTTCAGTCAAGCGTTCTGATGATTCCTGGTAAATCATCTTGTTACGATGGCTGGACTATGCAGTATCATGGGGATCTTGTAGCGGGTGCTTACTCACAAAAGGCTGCTACCCAGTATATTTGTTTGGATGAGCATCCTGAAGACTTGACTGCAGGACAAGATAACCACAACGGAAAACTGTTTTACCCTGTACTGGCATCGTGTGGATCCTTAGCCTGTCCACCTTATCGCAACGGCAAATACTTAACGTGTGTTGTCTGTACCAAATAA
- the LOC128159315 gene encoding uncharacterized protein LOC128159315, with the protein MEDVVTKNSDLTAKYNDVVAKYNDLSTKYTEQSGKYAELSTKYTDLSAKLKTLMTKSNGFAGGSWYGHPGAAAEFVCLPRDPDLITKFTSHYAYMYGSEYDSTEFGHHNGDDLPCSVSRSTEQSSVLMIPGKSSCYGDWSMQYHGYLVAGYYNASAATQYICLDEHPEALFAGQRDENGKMFYPVKAVCGSLACPPYQDGKFLTCVVCTK; encoded by the exons ATGGAGGATGTAGTAACTAAAAATTCTGATCTGACTGCCAAATACAACGATGTGGTCGCCAAATACAACGATTTGTCTACCAAATACACGGAACAGTCTGGCAAATACGCAGAACTGTCGACCAAATACACCGATCTGTCAGCCAAACTGAAGACTTTGATGACTAAAAGCAATG gGTTTGCTGGAGGTTCTTGGTATGGACACCCGGGAGCAGCCGCTGAATTCGTATGTCTTCCACGTGACCCAGACCTTATTACGAAGTTTACTTCAcattatgcatacatgtatggttCAGAATACGACTCCACTGAGTTTGGCCATCACAACGGTGACGACCTTCCTTGCAGTGTTTCTCGTAGCACAGAACAGTCCAGCGTTCTGATGATTCCTGGTAAATCCTCTTGCTACGGTGACTGGAGTATGCAGTACCACGGGTACCTTGTCGCGGGTTATTATAATGCTAGCGCTGCTACGCAGTATATATGTTTAGATGAGCATCCTGAAGCCTTGTTTGCTGGACAACGTGATGAAAACGGGAAAATGTTTTACCCTGTGAAAGCAGTGTGTGGATCATTGGCCTGTCCACCATATCAGGACGGCAAATTCCTGACATGTGTTGTCTGtacgaaataa